One region of Paralichthys olivaceus isolate ysfri-2021 chromosome 12, ASM2471397v2, whole genome shotgun sequence genomic DNA includes:
- the mgaa gene encoding MAX dimerization protein MGA a isoform X4 produces the protein MACEKKQKGMVFHQEGTPTSATAPAGNYPPACLVVPKLGQTIEGRMERSTHVTSEEAEVIEANMYPLKEGISTPGGFPAVKYPTSFNPHPDNLSPDIICKGIRVTLDNNSMWNEFFRCKTEMILTKQGSRMFPYCRFRISGLQPFKKYCLVMDIQPLDNSRYKWTGKCWQVAGKAECQVKSKPFAHPESPSTGQHWMQNPVSFYKLKLTNTILEQEGNTILHPMHRYFPRLHVVQTDKVAKDIKLNGPCVVTFSFPQTEFMAVTAYQNSRFAQLKVDYNPFAKGLKEDGSCSLGLKLKLNSSKDLHKAGGTTTSEHHPVKESLKCLLASHKPRSSKVMDSKLPVSSDLLKNSTSNGDPSAAQVPEESLCSSQPAQKLFSELIREAHVSLQRCNLEQLDINNSTSHRAELTNTKSSALESNREDVSKKDKTHSETSSVKNCETVLMSKRKFKEDRHLLNLHNCKDNSDYSEVTNAVTVPLVSQRTSVDSNHQPKPVSQSEVNIKQQKRPAPLPLPALALFLKQHLTKSKKSKNKPGSPSPVLSSESQSSAEDSTCLLSDHASNANAPLKDLTGYLKKSNNQASGHAIADIHPAGKAVEAAFQPSSPLCLDAVANIEPKVPRTDDHSISVSESPDSDIAISDGSPVPTNSDQLLCTLGTFSSTTISTLATSSASPVLSPPLDTVLYAQNSPQTLTVIESSTLPSDSSTIKSDSVLPDPECSSFGFESLSPASSPEPLPPLPASLAFELDSTTSETTLRALPPEESLQNVDSTPTVLKWHTVLPPPVPYIDTSYTTFQSTSQPLSLVSVSSPLLPSTSPTHTEPQTSTSMALVDPTLSFQQNEQSLPFPGELSPLALQLPLSPTFSSLDGDGLSPTPSIADLVNFFSTDDDLGMGVEFSNSEAVAVTCPPPTIVETNANKPSQLVQPCPAKKPCESKKFRRRKLANMDVDQKVDNATYTSMQPNLEEVEEQLFISFTSKEALKLHIADPPEETVTQPSHNQTTPQGPLLPPDDTPENESLERISNCEKILLRDLKMMKHKQAIHPVLQEVGLKMNLLDPTLAIDLQYLGVHLPIPPPGASQEPVTLELPPSQGFVSRTGKTTDVTQIKGWRDKFTALEAPPTPSSATPEAGPSSDPPKKNLSAFCSDMLDEYLENEGKLIDERAASFSQPVVEPVVYELPARSTSYVRTLDSVLKKPTASSPTSDLISGFIPPSKRPKHSLKETKTSSKERKHKGPKKVRLRPEPAAASVSTPEPSPAEPNLVPKQPAVPTSAAPLLSEHTAPVTEPYKSMKHQKRKVRFNHTEPLTLSPQTPTLKRRRKLKPKSSCQTLSTPRSTAYLPHVSEDLPPLESDSELGAGANQGDEDRRPVMTRALLRQKDLEDGVVWQGRPRTSITKERAAIALTSLFTLMGFVSENPTAPVQLVRRRAPPCLNDFCRLGCICSSLSHCSRISHCGRPRCMFGCSCLKQKVVLLKNLDGSDSSPSHHGNTRRRRRRRMKMAYVLKEADSVSQPAERVRILWRRDARDSDPDPTTVPDIASLLRSSESRDNGGCARVRGYIGKRKSWKQTDIKKTMKPKSVRLKCVKQRDLTLKEEKTRAPSPPAATQPVSSVQPQSPPSEPTPKPSKRLIVIAECKWTTDTDRNHVLKRLCEAMALDQLDEPFWIREYLISPISQNVEESGRDCCIHYKVHITQPREEREKAVPPKPQPPGNQRTEKTQLEKEGHLRQVKGEAERLEAWQWEITEEEKPPEDWQREVEEGDIQEEEGSTLHQMDNGSERSTGKMKRNEKKKKMVSLALPFLTGISPAGFLSARRRLPGGTDHLVQVNGKLYPLAKIQLGKMGALHPANRLAAYLTGRVGSSRKQLGSSSSSSHSSKPPQTQSSDPTPQTNFLASANLIAPDTTPPQPQPSITVAPSSSVLNQSASCDQPTAGEPEGARTKVVAVKVYPNPVAGGSWVTPVASGSSTPSTGSAAVLGPGVKAVPLTGQRMVLQPVHTTSGVQYYRIPDGKLVQLLPISKLRAVNTTLRVPRGRAPPSVLPPGPGVTVENQPQTSVPTPSPLSGLQSFSVTPRPTPLVPGSGFLSQKTTCTFKILPSNSNKEPIFISCSKLPTLPPTPVVTTPSPLTLLKRTRQPPANLLNLVSLKTSEGQGAELRGKTVTVSVDSVIAGGLSASQKPTTSLTPPPPSGSEVTPLSLSHPLAEPELASDLVDLDIICVDDEMGLVTTGTQLTEGVDLAGSSSEETENSSDFGDESCSEEEKETTMNQRHVHNMLERRRRVKMLQMFRGLRREVGLRDDRTSKISTLNKAEQVIQELRLSEAHLKEKKSRLMKRRDLLLSIIAPTGKQTQTVLKKLEDQERHPAANQLRVPVGGGASEPDLSTEDTSNDDIIIISSNVQPQTLQVPPTTAPPSTKPAPTPVPTPAPTPAPTPAPTPAPSPTPAPTPAPTPAPTPAPAPTPAPTPAPTPAPTPAPTPVHMSQMVLQMSQSHLAPPAVSHSAPVVRDRPKTMPNILSRSKRPVSSSSSLLTTTEASSVQALVPADVLSLIGAALPGQQILSLSPLMKGPMVLQTTAATPGVASVTLNIPGLTNQQVHLSSLPRPPTESRTFSEASNLLHPPQPPLVVSAGPDLPSDQIIDQAPSSTLCPELSVDCEAEVGAEGPLGAGPETRANDDTESLTSLNEIVSVNQRTVSTETTAGVSYEVDHAVGGAKEQGHTQSLELDCDNSVSVETEHGGLQGQTEMTQTGPTNRNTTSGALAPPPLLQMKVGGSKVADSASSDRATAGVGRGEGAMAWRPMPRLVPLGLKGNPPS, from the exons ATGGCTTGCGAGAAGAAGCAGAAAGGCATGGTGTTTCATCAAGAAGGGACACCCACCTCTGCAACAGCACCTGCAGGAAACTATCCACCTGCATGCTTGGTTGTTCCCAAACTAGGGCAAACAATTGAAGGCAGGATGGAACGAAGCACCCATGTAACCAGCGAAGAGGCGGAAGTGATTGAAGCCAACATGTACCCATTGAAGGAAGGCATCAGTACTCCTGGTGGTTTTCCTGCTGTGAAATATCCCACCAGCTTTAATCCTCATCCAGACAACCTGTCACCTGATATCATCTGCAAAGGCATCAGAGTGACGCTGGACAACAACAGCATGTGGAACGAGTTTTTCAGATGCAAAACTGAGATGATTCTGACTAAACAAGGCAGCAGGATGTTCCCTTACTGCCGCTTTCGTATCTCTGGCTTGCAGCCATTTAAGAAGTACTGTCTAGTCATGGACATTCAACCTTTAGACAACAGTCGTTACAAGTGGACTGGCAAGTGCTGGCAAGTTGCAGGGAAAGCAGAGTGTCAAGTTAAGAGTAAACCATTCGCTCATCCAGAGTCCCCATCAACAGGTCAACACTGGATGCAAAATCCAGTGTCCTTTTACAAACTGAAGCTCACAAACACCATCTTAGAGCAAGAGGGAAACACCATCCTGCATCCCATGCACCGCTACTTTCCACGACTGCACGTAGTCCAAACTGACAAAGTGGCAAAAGACATAAAGCTAAATGGTCCTTGTGTTGTCACATTCAGTTTCCCTCAGACTGAATTCATGGCAGTCACAGCTTACCAGAACTCACGTTTTGCTCAGCTCAAAGTTGACTATAACCCATTTGCTAAAGGACTGAAGGAGGATGGGTCCTGTTCATTGGGCCTAAAACTGAAATTGAACTCCAGCAAAGACTTGCACAAAGCTGGAGGCACAACAACCAGTGAACATCATCCTGTAAAAGAGAGTTTGAAGTGTTTGCTTGCAAGCCATAAACCAAGAAGCTCAAAAGTAATGGATTCAAAACTTCCGGTGTCAAGTGACCTCCTAAAGAATTCAACCTCAAACGGAGATCCGTCAGCTGCCCAGGTTCCAGAGGAAAGTTTGTG CAGTTCACAACCAGCTCAGAAGTTATTTTCTGAACTTATTCGGGAGGCTCACGTTTCACTGCAACGATGTAACCTGGAGCAGCTGGACATCAATAACAGCACCTCTCACAGAGCTGAGCTGACAAACACTAAATCCTCAGCTTTGGAAAGTAACAGAGAAGATGTCTCcaagaaagacaaaacacacagtgaaacatcgAGTGTAAAGAACTGTGAAACTGTGTTAATGTCAAAGAGGAAATTCAAAGAGGATAGGCACCTTTTGAATTTACACAACTGCAAGGACAATTCAGATTATTCTGAGGTCACGAATGCTGTTACTGTTCCACTGGTGTCCCAGAGAACCTCTGTTGACTCAAACCACCAGCCTAAACCTGTATCTCAATCAGAGGTGAATATAAAGCAGCAAAAACGACCGGCACCTCTACCTCTACCAGCCCTTGCTCTTTTTTTGAAGCAGCATTTGACAAAGTCTAAAAAGTCCAAGAATAAGCCAGGTTCTCCTTCCCCGGTTCTTTCATCTGAATCACAGAGTTCTGCTGAGGATTCTACATGTCTACTCTCTGATCATGCCAGCAATGCTAATGCTCCCTTGAAGGATCTTACTGGCTATCTAAAAAAATCTAACAACCAGGCCTCCGGACATGCTATTGCAGACATACATCCAGCTGGAAAAGCAGTTGAAGCAGCCTTTCAGCCATCTAGTCCATTATGTTTAGATGCTGTAGCCAATATAGAGCCAAAGGTACCAAGGACCGATGATCACTCCATTTCAGTTTCCGAAAGCCCAGACTCAGACATAGCCATATCAGATGGCAGTCCAGTGCCAACCAACTCAGATCAGCTATTGTGTACCCTTGGGACATTTTCATCCACCACTATTTCAACTCTTGCTACCTCTTCTGCATCTCCTGTGTTGTCACCGCCCCTTGACACAGTGTTATATGCCCAGAACTCACCACAAACACTAACCGTTATAGAGTCTTCCACACTACCCTCTGACTCCTCAACCATAAAGTCTGATTCTGTGCTCCCTGACCCTGAATGTTCTTCTTTTGGCTTTGAGTCTCTGTCACCTGCTAGCTCTCCAGAACCTTTACCTCCCTTGCCTGCCTCGTTAGCTTTTGAACTGGACTCCACTACCTCTGAAACAACTCTGAGAGCACTACCCCCTGAAGAGTCATTGCAAAATGTAGACTCTACTCCAACTGTGTTAAAATGGCATACAGTGTTACCTCCACCTGTGCCGTACATAGACACTTCATACACAACATTTCAGTCCACATCACAGCCACTTTCTTTAGTATCTGTCTCATCACCTTTGTTGCCTTCTACGTCTCCCACCCACACAGAACCACAAACCTCTACATCTATGGCTTTGGTTGATCCTACTTTATCATTTCAACAGAACGAACAATCACTGCCCTTTCCAGGAGAACTGTCCCCCCTTGCACTCCAGTTGCCGCTGTCGCCAACCTTTTCTTCATTAGATGGAGATGGATTATCACCTACGCCTTCAATCGCAGACCTTGTAAACTTTTTCTCCACCGATGATGACCTTGGGATGGGGGTGGAGTTTTCAAATTCTGAGGCAGTGGCGGTTACCTGCCCACCTCCAACTATAGTAgagacaaatgcaaataaacctTCTCAGCTAGTCCAACCTTGCCCAGCCAAGAAACCCTGTGAGAGCAAGAAGTTCAGACGGCGAAAGCTTGCCAACATGGATGTGGATCAGAAGGTTGATAACGCCACCTACACTAGCATGCAGCCTAacctggaggaagtggaggagcaGTTATTTATCTCATTCACGTCAAAG GAGGCCCTTAAACTTCACATTGCAGACCCCCCTGAGGAAACGGTCACGCAACCTTCACACAACCAGACGACACCTCAAGGTCCCCTGCTACCACCTGATGACACACCTGAGAACG AGAGTTTGGAGAGGATCAGTAACTGTGAGAAGATTCTCCTGAGAGACCTGAAgatgatgaaacacaaacaggccaTTCACCCTGTGCTACAGGAAG TGGGTCTGAAGATGAACCTGCTGGATCCTACTCTGGCCATAGACCTGCAGTACCTGGGAGTCCATCTGCCCATCCCCCCCCCTGGAGCGTCTCAAGAGCCTGTGACCCTGGAGCTGCCTCCATCTCAGG GGTTTGTGTCCAGAACAGGAAAAACCACCGACGTCACTCAGATTAAAGGTTGGAGAGATAAATTCACTGCATTGGAGGCTCCACCCACTCCTTCATCAGCCACACCTGAAG CTGGACCCAGTTCAGATCCACCTAAGAAGAACCTGTCAGCATTCTGCAGCGACATGTTGGACGAGTATCTGGAGAATGAAGGAAAGCTGATCGACGAGCGAGCTGCAAGCTTCTCTCAGCCTGTGGTGGAGCCGGTGGTGTATGAGCTTCCCGCCAGGAGCACCAGCTATGTCCGAACTCTGGACAGCGTACTGAAAAAACCTACTGCCAGCTCCCCCACCTCAGACCTCATATCTGGATTCATCCCCCCCTCCAAAAGACCAAAACACTCTCTCAAAGAGACAAAGACTTCCAGCaaagaaaggaaacacaaaggTCCTAAAAAGGTCAGACTCAGACCAGAACCggcagctgcttcagtttcaacACCTGAACCAAGTCCAGCTGAACCAAACCTGGTCCCTAAACAGCCTGCAGTCCCGACCTCAGCAGCACCGCTGCTATCGGAGCATACAGCACCTGTCACTGAACCTTACAAATCCATGAAACACCAGAAGCGGAAGGTCAGATTCAACCACACAGAACCCTTAACTCTGTCCCCTCAGACCCCCACCCTTAAGAGGAGAAGGAAACTCAAACCCAAGTCCTCGTGCCAGACTCTCAGCACCCCCAGGTCCACGGCCTACCTGCCGCATGTCTCAGAGGACCTGCCTCCTCTAGAGTCGGACTCTGAGCTGGGGGCTGGTGCCAATCAGGGTGATGAGGACAGGAGACCTGTTATGACCCGGGCTCTTTTAAGACAGAAGGACCTGGAGGACGGAGTGGTGTGGCAGGGCCGACCCAGGACCAGCATCACCAAAGAGCGGGCCGCCATCGCCCTGACATCACTGTTCACACTAATG ggTTTTGTCAGCGAGAACCCCACCGCTCCCGTCCAGCTGGTCCGCAGACGTGCGCCGCCCTGCCTGAATGACTTCTGTAGGCTGGGCTGTATCTGCTCCAGTCTGTCCCACTGCTCAAGGATCAGTCACTGTGGCCGACCTCGCTGCATGTTCggctgcagctgcctcaaacAGAAGGTCGTCCTCCTCAAGAACCTCGACGGCTCAGACTCCAGCCCCTCCCACCACGGAAATacccggaggaggaggaggagaaggatgaAGATGGCTTACG tTCTGAAGGAGGCGGACAGCGTTTCCCAGCCTGCTGAGCGGGTCAGGATTCTGTGGAGGAGGGATGCTAGAGACTCAGATCCAGATCCGACAACCGTCCCCGACATAGCATCTCTGCTCCGCAGCTCT GAGAGCAGAGATAATGGCGGCTGTGCCAGAGTCAGAGGTTACATAGGAAAGAGGAAGAGCTGGAAACAAACG GACATCAAGAAAACTATGAAGCCTAAATCTGTTCGActgaaatgtgtgaaacagaGAGACCTGACCCTAAAGGAAGAAAAGACCAGAGCCCCCAGTCCTCCTGCTG CAACTCAGCCAGTTTCCTCCGTCCAGCCTCAGAGTCCTCCCTCAGAGCCTACCCCCAAACCGTCGAAGCGTCTAATCGTCATTGCGGAGTGTAAGTGGACAACCGATACAGACCGCAACCACGTGTTGAAGAGGCTGTGCGAGGCAATGGCTCTAGACCAACTGGATGAACCTTTCTGGATCAGGGAGTATCTCATCAGTCCCATCAGTCAGAATGTAGAGGAGAGCGGCAGAGACTGCTGCATCCATTATAAAGTCCACATCACCCAACCCAGAGAAGAGCGTGAGAAAGCAGTGCCACCAAAACCACAACCACCAGGAAaccagaggacagaaaaaacacaactagAAAAAGAG GGCCACCTGAGACAGGTGAAAGGGGAGGCGGAGCGTCTGGAGGCTTGGCAGTGGGAGATcacggaggaggagaagcctCCGGAAGACTGGCAGCGGGAGGTGGAGGAAGGTGACATCCAGGAGGAGGAAGGCTCAACACTTCACCAGATGGACAATGGGAGCGAGAGGAGTACAGGGAAAATGAAACGAAacgaaaaaaagaagaagatggtCAGCTTGGCTCTACCTTTCCTAACAGGAATCTCCCCTGCCGGATTCCTCTCAGCCAGAAGAAGACTACCAGGAGGGACCGACCACCTGGTCCAG GTCAATGGGAAACTCTATCCTTTGGCTAAGATCCAGTTAGGGAAGATGGGGGCGCTCCATCCAGCAAACCGTCTGGCAGCTTATCTGACCGGCCGGGTGGGGTCCAGCAGGAAGCAACTaggttcttcttcatcctcttcccaCTCTTCAAAACCTCCTCAGACCCAGAGTTCAGACCCGACCCCCCAAACTAACTTCTTGGCTTCAGCAAACCTCATTGCTCCTGACACCACCCCACCCCAACCACAGCCATCAATCACAGTAGCACCCTCTTCTTCAG TGCTCAACCAATCAGCTTCCTGCGACCAGCCCACAGCTGGAGAACCTGAGGGGGCGAGGACGAAGGTTGTTGCTGTGAAGGTGTACCCGAACCCTGTGGCAGGGGGAAGTTGGGTGACACCAGTAGCTTCTGGCAGCTCCACTCCCTCTACAG GCTCAGCAGCGGTCCTGGGTCCTGGTGTAAAGGCCGTCCCTCTCACTGGTCAGAGGATGGTCCTGCAGCCTGTTCATACAACATCAGGAGTGCAGTATTACCGTATACCAGATGGTAAGCTGGTCCAACTACTTCCCATCAGCAAGCTGAGAGCAGTCAACACAACTCTGCGTGTTCCCAGAG GTCGTGCTCCCCCCTCAGTCCTCCCCCCTGGACCAGGTGTCACTGTTGAAAACCAACCACAGACCTCAgtccccaccccctcccccctgtcTGGCCTCCAGTCTTTCTCTGTGACCCCCCGTCCCACCCCCCTCGTCCCGGGCTCTGGTTTCCTGTCTCAGAAGACGACGTGCACCTTTAAAATCCTTCCTTCCAACTCCAACAAGGAACCAATCTTTATCAGCTGTTCTAAACTCCCAACCCTGCCCCCTACCCCGGTGGTGACGACTCCCAGCCCCTTAACCCTTCTAAAGCGCACCCGTCAACCCCCTGCCAACTTGTTGAACCTGGTCTCCCTCAAAACCTCTGAAGGTCAGGGGGCGGAGCTACGGGGGAAAACAGTGACGGTGTCAGTGGACTCTGTGATTGCAGGTGGGCTGTCGGCCTCCCAGAAACCCACCACTTCCCTGACCCCACCCCCTCCttcagggtcagaggtcacacctTTATCCCTATCACACCCCCTTGCTGAGCCTGAGCTGGCCTCTGACCTTGTGGACCTGGACATAATCTGCGTGGACGATGAGATGGGGCTTGTTACCACAGGGACGCAGTTGACTGAGGGGGTGGACCTGGCAGGGTCTTCAAGCGAAGAGACAGAAAACTCGTCAGACTTCGGAGATGAGTCGTGCAgcgaagaagagaaggagacaacAATGAACCAG CGACATGTTCACAACATGTTGGAGAGGAGGCGTCGAgtgaagatgctgcagatgtttcgAGGTCTGAGGAGGGAGGTGGGACTGAGAGACGACAGAACTTCTAAAATCTCCACACTGAACAAG GCGGAGCAGGTGATCCAGGAGCTGAGGTTGTCAGAAGCACatctgaaagagaagaagagcaggctgatgaagaggagggacctcctcctctccatcatcGCTCCAACAG gtaaacaaacacagacagtccTGAAGAAGCTGGAAGACCAGGAGAGACACCCAGCAGCCAATCAGTTGCGAGTACCAGTAGGGGGTGGGGCCTCTGAGCCTGATCTCTCTACAGAAGACACGAGTAATGACGACATCATAATCATCTCGTCCAACGTACAGCCGCAGACTCTACAAGTTCCTCCCACCACTGCCCCGCCCTCTACAAAACCAGCCCCGACACCCGTCCCGACACCAGCCCCGACACCGGCCCCGACACCGGCCCCGACACCGGCCCCGTCCCCGACACCGGCGCCGACACCTGCCCCGACACCGGCCCCGACACCGGCCCCAGCCCCGACACCTGCACCGACACCGGCCCCGACACCTGCCCCGACACCGGCCCCGACACCCGTCCACATGTCTCAGATGGTCCTGCAGATGTCCCAGTCCCACCTGGCTCCTCCTGCTGTATCCCATAGCGCACCTGTGGTCCGAGACCGGCCAAAGACGATGCCGAACATCTTGTCTCGCAGTAAAAGACcagtttcatcatcatcatctttgcTCACAACTACAGAGG CTTCATCTGTTCAGGCGCTGGTACCAGCTGACGTTCTGTCTCTGATTGGTGCAGCGTTGCCAGGACAACAGATACTGTCCCTGAGTCCGTTGATGAAGGGACCGATGGTTCTGCAGACGACAGCTGCAACACCAG GCGTGGCCTCTGTCACCCTCAACATCCCCGGTCTGACCAATCAGCAGGTCCATCTCAGCTCACTGCCCCGCCCCCCAACTG AATCCAGAACCTTCTCAGAGGCTTCAAACCTGCTGCACCCGCCTCAACCTCCCCTGGTGGTCTCTGCTGGACCAGATCTCCCCTCAGACCAGATCATAGACCAGGCCCCATCCTCCACCCTGTGCCCAGAACTGAGTGTTGATTGTGAGGCAGAGGTTGGGGCTGAGGGGCCTCTGGGTGCGGGGCCTGAGACCCGAGCCAACGATGACACTGAGAGTCTGACGTCCCTCAATGAGATCGTCTCAGTCAACCAGCGGACCGTCTCCACAGAGACGACAGCAGGGGTCTCGTATGAGGTGGACCACGCAGTGGGTGGGGCCAAGGAGCAGGGCCACACTCAAAGCTTGGAGCTGGACTGTGACAACAGTGTTTCCGTGGAGACAGAGCATGGAGGGCTCCAGGGACAAACGGAGATGACGCAGACTGGACCGACCAATAGGAACACTACAAGTGGTGCCCTGGCACCACCCCCTCTGCTGCAAATGAAGGTGGGCGGGTCTAAGGTGGCAGACTCTGCCAGCAGTGACAGAGCAACAGCGGgagtggggaggggggagggagcgATGGCCTGGAGGCCGATGCCGCGGCTGGTTCCTCTGGGCCTAAAAGGAAACCCGCCCAGCTGA